One genomic region from Drosophila busckii strain San Diego stock center, stock number 13000-0081.31 chromosome 3R, ASM1175060v1, whole genome shotgun sequence encodes:
- the LOC108604774 gene encoding hemicentin-2, with amino-acid sequence MSTEYNSSSLRPSFRHPLIKVLWLTQLWLLLLFECGVVISEVPPHYWETPYSQPYFDNSSRREVTATVGQAALLHCRVRNLGDRAVSWIRKRDLHILTVGILTYTNDQRFQSLHSEGSDEWTLRISSPQPRDSGTYECQVSTEPKISQGFRLNVVVSRAKILGNAELFIKSGSDINLTCLAMQSPVPPSFIYWYKGKRVMNYSQRGGINVITERSTRTSKLLIAKATPADSGNYTCSPSSSDSASVVVHVINGEHPAAMQHGNSSANCLRCSSPVPLLAITTTLTTTAAVAVTWNWNWSSGWLLPAAFANCLSWSRRLGRSIKWHSSWSWS; translated from the exons ATGTCGACGGAATACAATTCAAGCAGCCTGCGACCCTCCTTCAGGCACCCGCTCATAAAAGTGCTTTGGCTAACACAACTGTGGCTACTGCTGCTATTTG aatGCGGCGTGGTCATCAGCGAAGTGCCTCCACATTATTGGGAAACACCGTACTCCCAGCCCTACTTTGATAACTCATCCCGGCGCGAGGTTACGGCTACGGTGGGCCAGGCGGCCCTACTGCATTGCCGCGTGCGCAATCTGGGCGATCGGGCG GTATCGTGGATACGCAAGCGGGATCTGCATATACTCACAGTGGGCATACTGACCTATACCAATGATCAGCGCTTCCAGTCGCTGCACTCGGAGGGCTCCGATGAGTGGACGTTGCGCATATCGTCGCCACAGCCGCGAGATTCGGGCACCTATGAGTGCCAGGTGTCCACGGAGCCGAAAATCAGCCAAGGCTTCCGCTTGAATGTTGTGG TCTCGCGTGCTAAAATACTTGGCAACGCCGAGCTGTTCATCAAGAGCGGCAGCGACATTAATCTCACCTGCCTGGCAATGCAGTCGCCAGTGCCACCGTCGTTTATCTACTGGTACAAGGGTAAGCGGGTCATGAATTATTCCCAGCGCGGCGGCATTAATGTCATCACAGAACGCTCAACGCGCACCAGCAAGCTGCTGATAGCCAAGGCCACGCCAGCGGATTCGGGCAACTACACGTGCTCGCCAAGCAGCTCAG ACTCTGCCTCGGTGGTGGTGCATGTCATAAATGGCGAGCATCCGGCTGCCATGCAacacggcaacagcagcgccaactgcctgcgctgcagcagcccaGTGCCTTTACTTGCCATTACGACAACGCTGACAACGACAGCTGCGGTTGCTGTCACTtggaactggaactggagCAGCGGGTGGCTGTTGCCAGCGGCGTTTGCCAACTGCTTGAGCTGGAGTCGTCGCCTGGGCCGCAGCATAAAATGGCATTCtagttggagctggagctga